Proteins encoded within one genomic window of Lampris incognitus isolate fLamInc1 chromosome 1, fLamInc1.hap2, whole genome shotgun sequence:
- the arl6ip4 gene encoding ADP-ribosylation factor-like protein 6-interacting protein 4 → MGRSRSRERHSGEASKRGRAKKHEKNKKRRRSSSVSSTSSSSSSSSSSCRSASPRPSKKASRVDVKTAKRRKRNSSTSSSSSSSSSSDKVRRKKSKAKKKKLKKKKAKLKKKKEKEKRKEKKLKKLAKKKELANVLASPPVEKPPSFLETWQSDEGTVELGPVMTDEQKARLSTKRPLTKEEYEARQSVIRRVVDPETGRTRLVRGEGEIIEEIVSRERHKEINKQATKGDGFGFQRKMGNNR, encoded by the exons ATGGGTCGCAGTCGATCGCGCGAAAGACATTCAGGGGAGGCCAGCAAACGAGGGAGAGCGAAGAAACATGAAAAGAATAAAAAACGGAGACGATCCTCCAGTGTTTCGTcaacctcctcttcctcatcgtcttcctcctcctcctgcaggaGCGCTAGTCCCAGACCTTCAAAGAAAGCATCGC GTGTAGATGTGAAAACGgcaaagagaagaaaaagaaattcCTCAACTTCATCCAGCTCTTCCTCGTCCTCCTCAAGTGACAAGGTCAGGAGAAAGAAAAGTAAAGCTAAGAAAAAGAAGCTGAAGAAGAAAAAGGCTAAGCtcaagaaaaagaaggaaaaggagaagaggaaagagaagaaACTAAAAAAGCTGGCGAAGAAAAAGGAGCTTGCAAACGTACTGGCCAGTCCACCAGTTGAGAAACCTCCATCATTCTTGGAGACATGGCAGAGCGATGAAGGCACTGTGGAGCTTGGGCCAG TTATGACAGATGAGCAGAAAGCCAGGCTCTCCACGAAGAGACCCCTCACTAAGGAAGAATACGAGGCCAGGCAGAGTGTCATCCGCAGAGTTGTGGACCCTGAAACGGGACGTACCAG attggTGAGGGGTGAGGGAGAGATCATTGAGGAAATAGTCAGCCGAGAAAGACACAAAGAAATAAATAAG